One genomic window of Medicago truncatula cultivar Jemalong A17 chromosome 1, MtrunA17r5.0-ANR, whole genome shotgun sequence includes the following:
- the LOC25482116 gene encoding uncharacterized protein has product MLYLLVMRPSMLPNGIGEISFQDTRAEVTEFVKDRHSIQDEKQVSEMLDRVCKYVDRVSPSKVKGDRSKYVLFDAFKLAKNVMEIKDDEEWETKKMWKFITQVWVEMLAYAACHCQVIHHAQHLRHGGELLTHVWLLMAHFGITDRLQISKGFGRAKLIRK; this is encoded by the coding sequence ATGTTATATCTTCTTGTAATGAGACCGTCAATGTTGCCTAACGGGATTGGTGAGATAAGCTTCCAAGACACACGCGCTGAGGTAACTGAATTTGTGAAGGATAGACATTCTATACAAGATGAGAAGCAAGTATCTGAAATGCTAGACAGAGTGTGCAAATATGTTGACAGAGTTAGTCCTTCAAAGGTGAAAGGTGATAGAAGCAAATATGTTCTATTTGATGCATTCAAGTTGGCTAAAAATGTAATGGAGATAAAGGATGATGAAGAATGGGAGACAAAAAAGATGTGGAAGTTTATAACTCAAGTTTGGGTTGAAATGCTAGCTTATGCTGCTTGCCATTGTCAGGTAATTCATCATGCTCAGCACCTAAGACATGGTGGGGAACTATTAACACATGTATGGCTTCTTATGGCACATTTTGGTATCACAGATCGACTTCAAATCTCAAAGGGGTTTGGTAGAGCAAAGTTGATAAGGAAGTGA
- the LOC112416096 gene encoding uncharacterized protein — protein sequence MLVPILSSLALTQRRGMMQIFSESFQNFVDNWNLRLMVVFSLNIQFILILFGTKRKFWTCIWLRIILWSAYLFADWLATTSLGVLSNKEGENKGDSVEPKHVIIALWGPLLLLHLGGQDTITAYSMEDNALWSRRLVTYVGQVAVAILIFLRSWTNTGLNILAIPIFIASFIKICERILVLWRASSQHFKESLFPDPDPGPNYARYMEGYNSASHEGYGVDVECLIQSPSTAAAAAVDHTHAPSQGNIIPLPQTDHDTYGPAVTVRNARRFLKISKLLFADLILNFQDVSESRSSLLLGNGKGGFEMMEIELGFMFDLFYTKASIVYSFFGCFLRFVTLSCSIIVFCVFFFMEKNQYPRVDVLITNVLLLGAIVLEIFSVILMLFSDWTMLWLTTLQRNKVTSKVISLIQSVKCNKRWSCSIGQFNLMSFCLLKARKKRHGKLGKLLRHKFGLNWGKTFKKKAEKCCVVQVITDVWLSYQKYKHTITNTVTVEGDLKEIIFEHFVSKINVAINKRKDEFAKHITRICDDRGNKALEELKQQIKDKEKAKKKIETIRRSTVEVEFDQSILLWHVATNVCDNSV from the exons ATGTTGGTTCCAA TTCTTAGCAGTTTAGCTCTCACACAGAGAAGAGGCATGATGCAGATTTTTTCAGAAAGTTTTCAAAACTTTGTGGATAATTGGAACCTTCGTTTAATGGTTGTGTTCAGCCTCAACATCCAATTCATTCTCATACTGTTTGGAACTAAGAGAAAGTTCTGGACATGCATCTGGCTCAGAATCATACTATGGTCTGCCTACTTGTTTGCAGATTGGTTAGCAACAACCTCACTTGGTGTTCTTTCAAATAAAGAAGGTGAAAACAAAGGTGATTCTGTTGAACCAAAACATGTCATTATTGCTTTGTGGGGTCCACTTCTTCTCCTTCACCTTGGTGGCCAAGATACTATTACTGCTTACTCAATGGAAGACAATGCACTTTGGAGTAGGCGTTTGGTTACTTATGTTGGACAGGTTGCGGttgcaattttaatctttcTCCGATCATGGACAAATACTGGTCTTAACATTCTGGCAATACCAATATTCATTGCTAGTTTTATCAAAATTTGTGAGAGAATTTTGGTTTTGTGGCGTGCAAGTAGCCAACACTTCAAGGAGTCTTTGTTTCCTGATCCTGATCCAGGTCCTAATTATGCAAGATACATGGAAGGATACAATTCAGCTTCTCATGAAGGGTATGGAGTTGATGTAGAATGCCTAATTCAATCTCCATcaactgctgctgctgctgctgttgatCATACTCATGCACCTTCACAAGGAAACATCATCCCATTGCCACAAACTGATCATGACACATATGGTCCTGCAGTAACCGTAAGAAATGCACGCAGATTCTTGAAGATTTCTAAGCTTCTGTTTGCAGATCTCATCTtgaattttcaagatgtttcaGAAAGCAGATCTTCTTTACTTCTTGGAAATGGAAAGGGAGGGTTTGAAATGATGGAAATTGAACTTGgttttatgtttgatttgttCTACACAAAGGCTTCTATTGTTTATTCTTTCTTTGGTTGTTTTCTACGTTTTGTTACTCTATCTTGTAGTATTattgtgttttgtgttttctttttcatggAGAAGAATCAATATCCAAGAGTTGATGTGTTGATCACAAATGTGTTGCTTCTTGGAGCTATCGTCCTTGAGATATTTTCAGTAATTTTGATGTTGTTTTCTGACTGGACAATGCTGTGGTTGACGACACTGCAAAGGAATAAGGTGACTAGTAAGGTCATTTCATTAATTCAATCTGTGAAATGTAACAAAAGATGGTCATGCAGTATTGGTCAATTCAACCTCATGAGCTTTTGCTTATTGAAAGCTAGAAAAAAAAGACACGGCAAACTTGGCAAGCTTTTAAGGCACAAATTTGGTTTGAATTGGGGGAAAACATTCAAAAAGAAAGCAGAAAAGTGTTGTGTTGTTCAAGTGATTACAGATGTTTGGCTATCCTATCAGAAGTACAAGCACACAATTACAAACACCGTCACAGTCGAAG GCGATCTAAAGGAAATAATCTTTGAACACTTTGTGAGTAAAATAAATGTGGCGATAAACAAGCGAAAAGATGAGTTTGCAAAACATATCACAAGAATTTGTGACGATAGGGGCAACAAAGCTTTGGAAGAATTAAAACAACAGATTAAGGATAAGGAGAAggcaaaaaaaaagatagagacAATACGGAGGAGTACCGTGGAGGTAGAATTTGATCAAAGCATTCTGTTATGGCATGTTGCAACAAATGTATGTGATAATTCTGTATAA